In Limanda limanda chromosome 3, fLimLim1.1, whole genome shotgun sequence, the sequence TACTAAATAAGACACCTCCTGCGACATGATCAACCTTTTCGTAGCGTTAATGCGGTATGGATGCTGCTTGATAGGTGCTGCACCTCCCACATCTATATCATGCTTCAAAACGTTGGTCAGGGAAGGAACATCACCGAACAGACAAGGGAACCCACGTATTAGGGCTACCATGTCAGCCCTACGTTCCTCATCCAGATAGGCCAGATGCGAGTCCAGAGATGACAGCATCCGAGAGTTCAACAACCGAGGGGTCTGCTGAGGAGCACTCCGCAACTCCAATCCATCCTCGTCACCCTCAGGAACCTGGTAGGAGCCTGGAACCAATACAGCTGGAACGGCAGACTTGACTGTGGGACCCGTAGACCCTTCTACGGAGTCCTCAGGAGGAGTAACTTTTGCATGATACAACTTAAGCATGTTAACATGGCAAACTCTTGTCTTGCGCCTCCGATCTGGGGTCTGTATCACATAATCTGTGTCACTCAACTTCCGTCCCACACAATAAGGACCGGAGAAacgggcagagagggaggatccGGGAATGGGAAGCAGAACTAGAACCTGGTCACCCGTCTGCAGTGAACGTGGGACAGCCTTCTCATCAAAGTGACGCTTCATCCGCTTCTGTGAGGCGGACAGAGCTTCCCTAGCGAGGGCACAGGCACTGTGCAACCGTTCACGGAACCGGCTCACATAAGTTAACACATTTTGAGAAGAAGCACTACCCGAGATAAGCTGGTCTTTCAGAACTCTGAGAGGGCCGCGTACCGTATGTCCAAAAACAAGGTCAGCCGGACTAAACCCTAAGGACTCCTGAACGATCTCACGAACCGCAAACAAGGCAAAAGGAACACCCTCATCCCAGTCTCTCCCGGTCTCGAGACAGTACTTTCGCAGTATGGATTTAAGCGTTTGGTGCCAACGTTCGAGAGCACCCTGAGACTCAGGGTGGTAGGCACTGGAAACTCTGTGTGTAATAGACAAAGATGTCAGCACCTGCTCAAAAAGGTTAGAAAGGAAATTACTTCCTTGATCAGTTTGCACCACTTTCGGGAGCCCAAACGTCGAGAAAAACTTAACCAAAGCCTTGACCACTGCCTGAGCAGTGATTTTCCGAAGGGGAATAGCCTCAGGATACCGTGTAGCAACACACATAATCGTCAATAAAAACTGGTTACCAGTCTTAGACTTAGGCAATGGGCCAACACAATCAACTAACACGTGCTCAAAAGGTTCACCTAACGCGGGTATCGGACAGAGAGGAGCGGGTGGAATAACCTGGTTTGGTTTTCCTGTGACCTGACAGGTATGACAAGTACGACAGAATGCAGCTACATCACGTTTCAGTCCAGGCCAAAAGAAGTGCCTTAGAATCCTGTCATAGGTTTTCGTGATACCTAAATGACCAGACCATACGTGACTATGAGCAAGTGATAGAATATCCTGTCGATATGCAACAGGCACTACAATCTGATAGATCACACTCCAGTCACGTTCTGAATCAAGAGATGAAGTCCACTTACGCATGAGAAGAGCATTATCTAGGAAGTAACCCACCTTACCGTCGATATCCCCACCCGGAGTAACAGCCTTCCCATAACACTGCTCCAGTGTAGAATCTATCTTTTGCATAGCAACCAGCTTATCACGAGTTATCGGTAGAGGCAATGGGTCGAGACTAAGGCCAGCACTCTCAACGGCACTGTTCTTATCAGGCTGTGGAGGGGGCACAGAGGTAGAACCAGTAACCTCATTTACGTCCCCCACTGGGACAAGAAAGGAGTCAGACAGGTCAACCACATTACTCAATGGTCGGGACTGCGCCCGTGTAACAGCCCCCACCGGAAAAATCCCAGGGAATCTCTCGGCTAACTCATCCTCAGCGTTAGCTTCGGGACAGTCCAATACCTCCAACATAGGCAGCACTCTGCCTCCAGCAATATCATTGCCCATGATAAACTGAACGCCTTTTACCGGCAGGTTATGACATACCCCGACTTTGAAAATTCCACTgactaaatcacattttaaatgtatcaggTGCAAGGGGACTGGCACAAATCCCATCTCTATGCCCTGAACCAAAACACTGGAACCACAGAATGAATCACCTGACAATGGCACTGCATCAGAGAGGATAAACGACTGGGCCGCCCCAGTGTCACGGAGAATCTGAACCTTTTGCTGTTCCTTTGGATCACCGGTCAGTGACACAAGACCACTCAAAATGAATGGTTTGTAGCTGGGGTCAGGAAGGTCAGAAATGCACACATTCGGCATAACTGCCACAGAGCGAGAAACTGTACTTATCAACCCAACCCCCTTTTGTTGTTGAACGGGCGGTGGATGATTTCTCATACGAAGCTGACAGTCAGCAATTAAATGGCCAAATTcatgacaataataacactCCCGTTCCTCCCTAGAACGTAAAGGTAGCGAAACTGACCTGCGAAACTGAGTGGTTGGAGAGGTAGAGAACGAATGAGCGGGCTTGTGGGTGAGTACAAACTCGTCCGCTAATACAGCTGCCTGGGACATTGACACCACTTTTTGCTCATTCAAGTATGTTACTATACGTTCTGATACACTATTCTTGAATTCCTCCAGCAGGACTAATTCTCgaagagaggaaaaatctgTAGTTTTAGTGGCGGTGCACCACCGATCAAACAAGGTGGCCTTCTCTCGAGCAAACTCCATGAAAGTACGATCAGGAGACTTTTTGCAACTCCTAAATTTTTGTCTATATGCCTCAGGTACTAACTCATATGCACGAAGAACAGTGGTTTTAACAATTTCGTAATCTAGACTGTCCGCCAACGAAATGGACGCCAACACCTCCTGAGCTTTACCAGTTAGTTTACACTGAAGCAAGAGGGGCCACACCTCTTTAGGCCACTGCATAGAAACTGCGATGCGTTCAAACACACCAAAATAAGAATCGATTTCCGATTCCCGGAACTGCGGAACCAACGCCATTTGTTTAGTCACATCCAATGTGCAAAATGAGCTAGCTagtggagaagagagggtgGTTTGGGGTGAACGTGCTGCACTTGCAGCCTCCAATTCCAACCTCCGTagtttcacctccttctctgcctcaatCCGTCGGATCTCCAGATGGTGCTCACGCTCAGCTTGCCTCTCTCCACGCTCAGCCTCCATTTGCAAGCGGGCCAACCTTACTTTCAGACGGGCGTCCTGAGACGACATTAATAAAGTAGGTGACAACGGATTAAAGCGTGGTAAGGTAGCGGGTGGCTTAGCCTCTGCCCCAGCCTGCATGTCCTCCCTATCATCACTACAAGGAGAAGCCGCATTCACACCAAGCACCTCCTTGCCCACCAGCATATCCACGACACACTCCTTAAGTCTCGCTTTGAGCAGGGTCCCCTGAACTGGAAACTCAAAATGAGCCGCTATGGCATATAAATCAGCCTTCCGGCATCTGTCAATTCGATCCATAGACGGATCAGCCAAAAAGACACCCAAATCAAAAGCCTCCATAACGAGCCCTACAAAAACAACTACTGCCTATCttatacacacaaaccagcTACACTATGTGCACACCTGCATCGAACACCTCTAAGCCAGCCCGACGTGGAGTCCTACAATGAggatcccggacgagcccccaaatatgttacggcTCCAGGATGTTAGCTTGCTACGTCTAGGGGGGAAGTAGGGGAAccataacacatgttactgttaggctgactcggagaacaacaaaacagggcacaacagcaaactggatcagtaagtgtgttttatttagccagcgatccgccaaggggaatagggaactataagcggagccaaagcaaagaaaacaagataaagtgacaactaactagtgcacacatacaacctagctaatacatacagagggtggccccgctcctaacctgatgtgataacagagtatggtctacgtgagggcagtgtaaacccaagggtgtcttacctattcacctaaaccccggtggcatctcacaaacaaaaagcaacagctccacacagcccacacacaggcagacaatggcctctctccatggagacaaaacaggtgcaagttatcaaggcctgacgacactaattggccaacagacagctcccagattggacagggggttggacgatggtggaggaacagccaatggtgtgagacctgcagagaatgagaggggagacacaggaaaacaaccacacacgtaacaGAGGCAGAAACCCTGTGTGACTCTAATCAGCGTGTGATTGGGTGAAGTCGAGCAGAAACTCCGACTGGAGACGACTAATTAACGGGTAAATCTCATAGAGGTCAACAGTGTGAGggcagaggatgaagagaggagccACCATATGTCTGAAGATGCCCCAAGAAGTGTGTCTTCACTGCTCTTTTAATCTTTTGAGCTAATTGTgtcgtaccccccccccccatcagcctCCCGTTCGCCACAAAATGTGCTCAAACTCTAATCTACTTAACCGCTTTACACTTTGTTTTTTCCGAATATGGTCGGGTCTTGTTATTGAGGATCTGAAACTCGCTGACGTCGACGTTAATTTAGCATTTTCTACTCCGAGCTTCACGCAGATGAAACAGCTGGAGCCAGATGAacactcaggacagatgttttcatttcttctcGATTGTACAGATGTagattaatacaaaataatcgTTTCACTTTGAAGAGTCAAGTTAACCCTGAGTTACACTCTGGATGaaaacatgtgtttatttaaaggtGTGATATTTTCCATTGGATCCAACGACAACGTGTTTAACTGTCATTGAAGTTGAAGCCAGGATTTAAAGCTGCTGTCATCACCTCGAACTGTAACTAAAAAACTGATGTAGACTCCGAGTCAAGGAAGTGAGAAGCTCCTATAAACCGTTTACTCTtgaatgaccagcagggggcaactccactggttgtttctataAGAAGATGTTTCTACTTCCTCACTtcataacgtcagtaaacatctTCTTGAGGACTTCATGTCTCAGTCtttagtttcaagtcttcttcactGCAGCTGAAGTTCATTTAGTGAGTTATGATCcaatgtgattgacagctggaaccgtccaatgggtgcagctCGCAGGTGAAGATGATCGTGCAGTTACCTagagccccgccccccccaggcTCTGCCAAATATGGTtgaaccaagatggcgctggaaAGAAGACAACTTCCACCTCTGGAGACATTTTGCTTTTCTCTTGCTTGTCGTCCATCTCATACTGAAGGTGACAATCAGCTTTTCCTCTTGAGgcataaataaagtttctctCATCACATCATATTGTTTCACATTGTAtcatatcgtttaaaatcaaataaaagcaaTATCACAATTTGTTTCATTGTCCACAAATGACACAAACTTATTGTTGATTTAAGAAATACTGATGTTGCTCAATATCCCCTACAGCCCCCCCCTAAACCAAAAGAGCTGTAGTCAatataaaaatgcattaaacTTGTCTATATTGAATGCGAAATCAGAGTCTAAATACTTTTAAACGAGCCTGAAACTGTATGAACAGTTGTCGTCTGGtcgttaaaaaaaacacaaataccaaATACTGTTGAAACAAAGGACGGGTCCTCGGCCGTGTTCCTGTAATCACCAACTGTGCAGATCTACTGACCTCTTCTGTCTGTTGGCTCTTTGTTTCCTGCTCCACAGCTGGGTCTGTCTCCTTTGTGAGGCCGTAACACGTCACATGTTGTGGTTTCATCTCTCAGTGTTCATCTGTGTCTTAGATCAGTGATCAGTGCAGttactgacaaacacacaacaaactgtgaaacacacaaagagtcGGTGCAGATGCCGGCGCACAGATTGTCCCACAACAACTCTTCATTCACTCAAAAAAACCACTCGACTGTCccgagagacgagagacagaCGATGAGAAGCAGCACGAGGACATCGGACCATCGGAGACGATCAGAAACAGAACGAGAGCTTTTTCCTGGTTTCACTCTTTTCCCCTCTCTGACAGGAGAGATTATCTTTAGtggcttgtttgttttaatcGCAGCAATGATGTTctgatgatgtttttcatttggCCCCAAATCGTCTGAGGTCTGAGTGAAAAAgtaaaatgtcatttaaatgtgattacCTGCATGTTCCCCCGACAGGTTTGTGCAGCTCCTGTTTGCTGAACCTGCTCCGTCTCTACAGTAAATATCACATGTGTGTGACTCCAGCTTCTTTATAATAAACGTTAAACATGTCGTGAACGCTCGAAATTGACGGCCGACAGAACATCAGCCGCTCGGAACTCTGCTCTTCCCTCCGTGAGAAGAAGGAAGCAGATGATTTCTAGTTTGtccaagagaaaaaaagagctaaaGAGGAGTTAATGGGCAGCTCCTCAGCAAACACTGGGAGTCATTATGAATGGGAGGCAATCATACAGATCAAATATacagactgggggggggggggacggaggcaaaagagagcaagaggaggGGAAAGACAAATTGAAGAGGAGGGTAAATATGATAATATGCTCCTGGTGTAATCGTTCCTTTAAACGCAGACACCGAAGAGGCGTGCTGAGGGACGGACGCCCGGTGGACAGAGGACACGCCGGACGGGGACGGGTCTAAAGTTACAGAACCTCAGGAGTCATCGCCCGCTGCCActctttttctcttgttctCTTTTTCCACCCACTCTTTGTTTTACCGGTTCCGAGCTGCACCGAGGTTCTGGCAAATGTGACTGATTGATCCAGTAGATGAACAGTAAAGATTAAAGAGGATGACAAATAAGCGTGCTGCTTACACAGCGCTCGGGGCTAATCCTgcaccccccacaccccccccacaccccggACTCCCTTTTGAGGAGCTGCCACCGAGGAGGCGCACACAGACAGCGAGCGACCCCGGGGCCAGAGGGACGACACGCAACCTGTTGACGTGCAACAAGTGAGTCCAGCCCTGAGCTCATGGCAGGACCCCGGCCCATCTGCACCCCCACAGCCCAGCCCGACACACAGTAGAGCCTCACAACCTGCCATCTGGCCACTGGGGACAcaaacctgcagacacacaactttTTGTGCGTCTGTCAAAAAGGGGAACTTGAACTTTGGGTCCTGCTCGTTTGTTCTGAACAAGAGGAGTTTTCTCATCTTCGCTCGTGGTCGGTTTTTTGAGGAGACCTTTTCCCTGAGAGATGATGGAGGATCACCTGGTGAAGATCCCCATGATGCCGTCCTGTTCTCCCTCCGAGTCGTGTGCCAGCGGCGGGAGCGACGACAGCCGAGGAGGTAAGAGCtgcacacatctacacacatctacacacatctacacacgtCTACACACGTCTACACACAGCCACAGGTGACGCCTCACAGGACTTCGGGAAAACGATGCAAGAGAAAATGACTTATGAAGCTTTTTATGTCCAATGTCTTAATTTTGCTATTTTGATATTAGATCACAAAATGGTTTAAGGCTTTAATATTTaactcaaatattaaaataatgataaatatgcACTTGAATCCAGTTTTTTATCAAGTTAAATCTAAGCATAGCCTCAACCACACACAACTACAttccataaatataaatatgctTAATTAAAGCCAAAAAATTTCAAAATGAACATTTGTCCAGTAACTGTGAACAATTTAATCTTTAATTAATGGGTTTATTTGGATTAATTTCAGGATCGTTGCATCGTTTGTGTTAAGTTGTTAATCTGCCTCCagccattgttttttttgtaaattcatAATCACGCAACAATTGAGGGAttatgagctgctgctgcaacatggACCCGTGTGCTGCTGCCAGGCTGCTGCGCCTCCTGCACACTGAGCCGCGGTGCAGATGGTAGGCACACGTATGAAACAATACCAGGCCCTAACCGCCCTGTGGCCCCTGTGTCCGTGTGTTTGACTCGCAGCCAAGAGCCCGGCCCCGGGGAAAGCTCTCAGCCCGGCGCTGGTCTGCAGAGTGTGCGGCGACACCAGCAGCGGGAAACACTACGGCATCTACGCCTGCAACGGCTGCAGCGGCTTCTTCAAACGCAGCGTGAGGAGGAGGCTCATCTACAGGCAAGAGAGGAACTGTGCTGCCGGGACGACCATGTTTactggtgcattgtgggaaattgttggaagaaaagagacaaaatacAGGTTTTATTATCTAAGAAATAGTCTCGGCCATTGACTTCAGTTACAAAATCCACAACTTAGTGTAATATTGTGCAGGAAATTAGAACCATGAACCCTTTATGAACAAACtttcatttaaagaaacaatTCATGCTCCACATGTGAACAAAATTCAAATTTAAGCAAAGAAAAACTCAAATGAAACCTGTCAATTCATCAAATTAATTGACAGGTGTcataaaaaacagattttatttaagtttaaatcatgtttattgtttatattatagtaaatataatgatatatattAACATATGTGTGAAATCTTTATGGTCAAAAATCACAAATTGATTCTTCAACATCACATTTTGTATGATTTAAATCAAAGCATAGgtcacttttacatttttaataatttgtcaATACGCCTGTACGTTTGCAAGTATTCGATTTGTCCAATATTCATAAATATTCATTGACGTTTACCTTCCTACACCTGGATTTTCCATGTAACTTTCTCATAGACAATAAATAGGTGTAAATTACAtcgtttttagcctaaatgtcagTTTccaatattaaatatgaatagaTCCACCTTGTCCTCAGCCTTTaacatctctctctgtgtgtgaacaggTGCCAGGCCGGCACCGGCATGTGTGCCGTGGACAAAGCTCATCGGAACCAGTGCCAGGCCTGTCGGCTGAAGAAGTGCCTGCAGGCCGGCATGAACAAAGACGGTGAGTGTGTGGAGATGTTCTCCATGAAGATCTGCAGCTGGAACCAGAGATATGAAAGTGTGTGAGGTCTGaacatctcttctctctctctgcagccgtTCAGAACGAGCGTCAGCCGCGCAGCACCGCTCAGGTCCGACTGGACTCCATCGACGTAGACCCGGACAAGGATCACCTGACCACAACCCGGGagcccacctcctcctcctcctcctcctccacctcttcctcctcctccagtgtcatCACGTGGCCCCacatcacctcctccatgtccaTCACCTCCTCCGTGGCCCCCCAGCGCTGCATCAGTCCCCAGAACAACCACCGCTTCATGGCCAGCCTCATGACGGCCGAGACCTGCGCCAAGCTGGAGCCCGAGGACggtgagggggggcggggggggggttgttacCCGACACCGGGGCTGGAGGATCCACTCAGTCCAGATTAAACTCAAAAACAAATGCTGTAGATTCAATGTGCCACTTCATCAAACCTGGATTTGATGTTGACACTTTCGAGGTCGCAGCACTTAGAGGAAATTTAATCAACCTCATTTAAAATTGGCTGTTTTGTACAAATTtgaaagttaaaagaaaaactgtatcTAACGGGAGGAGGCCACGAAACTGCAGGTGGCTCCAGAAGAATCTGTTTCTCTGATCAAACCCAGAACCAGGACCAGATCCTCTGGACCATGAGTTCTTTACATCTGACTGAactctgggttttttttttggagacCAGAATCTGTTGGTTTTAGTATTTTGTAAAGTATTTTAacgcctttttttttacagttattaGCAGAAAGATGACTGGAAATGATTAGGAAACAAATATCTCTGTTAGGATTTCAACTGTGTGCGATGAGGTGCACTTCAAAGTCAACTTTACTATATATGTTTAATTTTTCCATTCTTCATTATTTGATTTATACTTTTCCTTTATGTCATCCATCACAAGCCTGGATGCTAATTAACTGTTAAAGTTCTCTTTCTTTCCGTTTTTCtcattgaaaatatttttttgttgtgtatAGACGGAGAAATGTGgcataaaaaaagacatttctaaTTTCTTAGGGTTTCTAATCATTTATTAAAACTGTTAATCCAATCTGAACTTCATCGAACCAGCTGCGTTGGGCCTATTAACTCATTTATTTCCCCTTCAGCTTTGTTTCTAAACTCGTCTTTTTCCGTTTCAGTTGACGAGAACATCGACGTGACGAGCAACGAGCCGGAGAGAGCGTCCTCCGAGTATCACATGGCTCTGTACCCGTCCAGCTCGGAGAACGTGTACGAGACCTCGGCCCGGCTTCTCTTCATGTCCGTGAAATGGGCCAAAAACCTGCCGGTGTTTTCCAACCTGCCGTTCAGAGaccaggtagagagagaggtttctgcTCGTGGTGTTCTCTGCTCAGAGTCGATGCACCAACTGTTTTAGTGGATCCCTTCTCTTGCGGGTCAGGGTTGTCACAAAAGAATTAGATCCTCAATAGATTAGATtggattagattcaactttattgtcattgcacagaacaagtacttatacaacgaaatgcagtttaagatctaaccagaagtgcaaaaaaggcagtaaaagtgcagagtattgtgcatattaaagtgaaaatgtaaataaataagatctgtacagttagaaaaatatatggaatattacagttttaagaggaattgtatgatataagaacgatgaatacactatgagcaggatcaaaatataaatatatataaatatgaatacactataggcggaaTAGGGCTGGTTTGGAGAagctgtaaaatatgtttaaaggTAAAAGAttgttcaatatttattttctgggAAATGAAGAAATCACTTCTTGTCTTTCACAAATTAaactaaaaaaattaaaaatgtcagAATAAGTCACACAAAgttgcaggaaaagaaaaaggtgaaGGAAAGTTCTtagaaaaataaagacataattaagAAAGAAGATTATGATCTCAATTCTGTCTGTAAAAAGTTTGattcaaaacatacatacattatagttttcacaataaaaacaatgatcTTATTCCAATCTGCAAAGTCAGAGATGTAGGTTTTTCTGGTGTGATTGAACTTCCACATTTTCTAAAAACAagtcttcatctcttcatctcctcctcctcttcctcctcctgctcctcctcctcctcctcctcctcctcctcctcctcctcctcctcctcctcctcctcctcctcctcctcctcctcctcctcctcctcctcctcctcctcctcctcctcctccaggtgatcCTGCTGGAGGAGGCGTGGAGCGAGCTCTTCCTGCTCTGTGCCATCCAGTGGTCTCTACCTCTGGACAGCTGCCCGCTCCTCTCCCTGCCCGACCTTTGCCCCGGCATGCAGGGGAAGACCAGCTACACCAGCCTGGACCTGcgcctcctgcaggaggtgTTCAGCCGCTTCAAGGCCCTGGCCGTGGACCCCACGGAGTTCGCCTGCCTCAAGGCCATCGTGCTCTTCAAGCCAGGTGAGGAACTTGTCGTGGTCGGCAGACGTCCAGATCATAATCAGTGATAATCATCATATTTAATGTGAATGACAGGATTCTAACAAAGATGATTTCTGAAGAATTGACCTTTCCACCCACACACCAGAGACTAATACTTGAATATCCattcattcaaattaaaaaagtgcAAATGAGTAAAGATAAATGAGTAATTATCACCttttatatgtttgatatttgtttttatccatGTTCAGTTTGAGattctattgttttattgttttaatttcatattaTTTGCTGCTTCTGCTTAGTTTTTAGATTCTAgtgtttctatttcattgttgcACACTGGCACCTCACTACAGTTCCATTCACTCTCATCTAGATCATTCTGAATCTATTCAAAAAGCAAAATATGTCCTGtaatgtattatattatattttataatatattccTCTGTATCTGGCTCATGTTGgtgtttctctttctgcagAGACTCGAGGTTTGAAGGATCCAGAGCAGGTGGAGAATCTGCAGGACCAGTCCCAGGTGATGCTGGGACAACACATCCGCTCCCACTATCCCAGTCAACCAGCCAGGTAACGTCCTGCCTCTTCCCAGCGCTGCTTCTGGGTGCAGGGATCAGTTCAAACAAGTCACCTCAACAAGAATATATATGATAATCAAATCTTTAATTTGAGATCCAAACATTTTTATAGACTTTTTAAGGTGAATAATCAAATAATACAGTTATGTCAATTAAGCACTTGAAGAGGAATATACAGGTTTTACCTTCATGTCCTATTCACGGCCACCAGAGGGAGCCAAATACATGAGAATTACATTATATACATGTGGGCCAAacccttttcattttctgtatCATCAACTTATTTATCAAAGCAAATCCTGTATTTCGTCTTTAAACCTAGAGACTCTTAATGTTGGGAGTTCATAGTTTAAGATTTGTGTcacaacagcaaaaataaacagcttaatttgaatagattttcttttgcttttctttcacgTCAGCGTGAACTATCAAGAATCAAATTATGTGATTGATTAATATTGAATAATTCAATAAACTACAACCAATAAACAACAGGGATGAGCCTCATCATTTGAAAAATTTGGTCCCAAGCTATTTTTAGCACCATCATATTTTTCTTCTTATAATAGCAACTTGAACTGTTCCTgaataga encodes:
- the LOC132998955 gene encoding photoreceptor-specific nuclear receptor-like, with amino-acid sequence MMEDHLVKIPMMPSCSPSESCASGGSDDSRGAKSPAPGKALSPALVCRVCGDTSSGKHYGIYACNGCSGFFKRSVRRRLIYRCQAGTGMCAVDKAHRNQCQACRLKKCLQAGMNKDAVQNERQPRSTAQVRLDSIDVDPDKDHLTTTREPTSSSSSSSTSSSSSSVITWPHITSSMSITSSVAPQRCISPQNNHRFMASLMTAETCAKLEPEDVDENIDVTSNEPERASSEYHMALYPSSSENVYETSARLLFMSVKWAKNLPVFSNLPFRDQVILLEEAWSELFLLCAIQWSLPLDSCPLLSLPDLCPGMQGKTSYTSLDLRLLQEVFSRFKALAVDPTEFACLKAIVLFKPETRGLKDPEQVENLQDQSQVMLGQHIRSHYPSQPARLGKLLLLLPSLRFVNSERIELLFFHRTIGNTPMEKLLCDMFKN